A genomic region of Micromonospora sp. NBRC 110009 contains the following coding sequences:
- a CDS encoding ABC transporter permease — MVRYLITRLGQALVVVVLVTVIAFLILHLLPGGAARATLGKEATLEQLAAFNHDMGYDRPWIQQYGMYVQRLLHGDLGYSYQLNQSVVEAISQRLPKTMVLSLLSTVLAIVLAIPLGVIQAVRRNRWPDYTITSLSLLAYATPIFFMGLMMIILFSQVWPILPPEAPQGFTVAEVLADPAGLVLPTVTLAIVTIAVYSRYVRSAMVDNLNENYVRTARSKGLSERRVVLRHTLRNGLFPVIALLGMYLPALFSGALVVESLFNFPGMGQLFWQAALKRDFPILLGVTVIISIATVVGALVADLLYAAVDPRVRLQRSAS; from the coding sequence GTGGTCCGGTACCTCATCACGCGCTTGGGCCAGGCCCTCGTTGTCGTCGTGCTCGTCACGGTGATCGCGTTCCTCATCCTGCACCTGCTGCCCGGGGGCGCGGCTCGGGCCACCCTCGGCAAGGAGGCGACGCTGGAGCAGCTGGCGGCGTTCAACCACGACATGGGCTACGACCGGCCCTGGATCCAGCAGTACGGCATGTACGTGCAGCGCCTGCTGCACGGCGATCTCGGCTACTCGTACCAGCTGAACCAGTCGGTCGTCGAGGCGATCAGCCAGCGGCTGCCGAAGACCATGGTGCTGTCGCTGCTGTCGACCGTGCTCGCCATCGTGCTGGCGATCCCGCTCGGGGTGATCCAGGCGGTACGCCGCAACCGCTGGCCCGACTACACCATCACCTCGCTGTCGCTGCTGGCGTACGCCACGCCCATCTTCTTCATGGGCCTCATGATGATCATCCTCTTCTCGCAGGTCTGGCCGATCCTGCCGCCGGAGGCGCCGCAGGGGTTCACGGTGGCGGAGGTGCTGGCCGACCCGGCCGGGCTGGTCCTACCCACGGTCACGCTCGCCATCGTCACCATCGCGGTCTACTCGCGGTACGTCCGCTCCGCCATGGTCGACAACCTCAACGAGAACTACGTCCGGACCGCCCGCAGCAAGGGCCTCTCCGAGCGGCGGGTGGTGCTGCGGCACACGCTGCGCAACGGGTTGTTCCCGGTCATCGCGCTGCTCGGGATGTACCTGCCCGCGCTGTTCAGCGGGGCGTTGGTCGTCGAGTCGCTGTTCAACTTCCCCGGTATGGGGCAGCTGTTCTGGCAGGCGGCGCTGAAGCGTGACTTCCCGATCCTGCTCGGGGTCACCGTCATCATCTCGATCGCGACGGTCGTCGGCGCGCTGGTCGCCGACCTGCTCTACGCCGCCGTCGATCCCCGGGTCCGACTCCAGCGGAGCGCGTCATGA
- a CDS encoding peptide ABC transporter substrate-binding protein, with product MRSRFPRRALRGAVAVASAVALGAGLVACGGGSGSSKAGGSQGKDTVTVAFRTPNWILPISAPGFTQGENAIFGQALYRSLYQYKLDGTAQYNIDPQRSMAEPPVVSNGGRTLTITLKDNTWSDGKPVTTKDIQFWYDLVTANKDKWASYRAGGLPDNIAQWSVKDDKTFSLTTTKVYNTAWFVDNQLNKITPMPEHAWDKDSATAAVSNLASTPEGAKKVFAFLTAAAKDPKTYDSNELWKVTSGPWKLAKYVPNGEVTLAAQPNYSGVDKPKLAKVVLRPFTGDDAEFNVLRAGDIDYGYVPAANLSQESYLKSKGYAVSPWYGWSVTYLQLNFNNPKTGVLFKQPYLRQSLQMLIDQPTISKVVWSGTAAPTCGPVPAKPGTNGADAAGCAYSFDPAKAKEQLESHGWKVTPDGQTTCQSPGTGPNQCGDGIAAGTALNFTVTSQTGFAATTKMFAEIKSQMAKLGIQLTIKEVPDSVAVTPACKPTDATCSWDMSFFGSQGSWYYPAFASGERLFATGAPVNLGSYSNPEADKLIEATQFSGDESTLKAYNDFLAKDLPVLWMPNPVFQVSAYRSGLQGVEPQDPMNFMYFQDWSWK from the coding sequence ATGAGGAGCAGATTTCCCCGGCGCGCCCTCCGCGGCGCGGTGGCGGTAGCCAGCGCGGTCGCCCTCGGAGCGGGCCTGGTCGCCTGCGGCGGCGGCAGCGGCTCGTCGAAGGCCGGCGGTAGTCAGGGCAAGGACACCGTGACCGTCGCCTTCCGCACCCCCAACTGGATCCTGCCGATCTCGGCACCCGGCTTCACCCAGGGCGAGAACGCCATCTTCGGCCAGGCGCTGTACCGGTCTCTCTACCAGTACAAGCTGGACGGCACGGCGCAGTACAACATCGACCCGCAGCGCTCGATGGCCGAGCCGCCGGTGGTGAGCAACGGCGGCAGGACGCTGACCATCACGCTGAAGGACAACACCTGGTCCGACGGCAAGCCCGTCACCACCAAGGACATCCAGTTCTGGTACGACCTGGTCACCGCGAACAAGGACAAGTGGGCGTCCTACCGGGCCGGCGGCCTCCCGGACAACATCGCCCAGTGGTCGGTGAAGGACGACAAGACCTTCTCGCTCACCACCACGAAGGTCTACAACACCGCCTGGTTCGTCGACAACCAGCTCAACAAGATCACCCCGATGCCGGAGCACGCCTGGGACAAGGACTCCGCCACCGCGGCCGTGAGCAACCTGGCCAGCACGCCGGAGGGCGCGAAGAAGGTCTTCGCCTTCCTCACCGCCGCCGCGAAGGACCCCAAGACGTACGACTCCAACGAGCTGTGGAAGGTCACAAGCGGCCCGTGGAAGCTGGCGAAGTACGTGCCGAACGGCGAGGTCACCCTCGCCGCGCAGCCGAACTACTCCGGCGTGGACAAGCCGAAGCTGGCCAAGGTCGTGCTCCGGCCGTTCACCGGCGACGACGCCGAGTTCAACGTGCTGCGCGCCGGTGACATCGACTACGGGTACGTGCCGGCGGCCAACCTGTCCCAGGAGAGCTACCTCAAGTCCAAGGGCTACGCCGTCTCTCCGTGGTACGGCTGGTCTGTCACCTACCTGCAGCTGAACTTCAACAACCCGAAGACCGGGGTGCTGTTCAAGCAGCCGTACCTGCGGCAGTCGCTGCAGATGCTCATCGACCAGCCGACGATCAGCAAGGTGGTCTGGTCTGGCACGGCCGCACCGACCTGCGGCCCGGTACCGGCCAAGCCGGGCACCAACGGTGCCGACGCCGCGGGCTGCGCGTACTCCTTCGACCCGGCCAAGGCCAAGGAGCAGCTGGAGAGCCACGGCTGGAAGGTGACCCCGGACGGGCAGACCACCTGCCAGTCGCCGGGCACCGGGCCGAACCAGTGTGGCGACGGCATCGCCGCCGGCACGGCGCTGAACTTCACCGTGACCAGCCAGACCGGCTTCGCCGCCACGACCAAGATGTTCGCCGAGATCAAGTCGCAGATGGCCAAGCTCGGCATCCAGCTGACCATCAAGGAGGTGCCCGACTCGGTCGCCGTCACCCCGGCCTGCAAGCCGACGGATGCCACCTGCTCGTGGGACATGTCCTTCTTCGGCTCGCAGGGCAGCTGGTACTACCCGGCCTTCGCCAGCGGCGAGCGGCTCTTCGCCACCGGCGCCCCGGTGAACCTGGGCAGCTACAGCAACCCCGAGGCCGACAAGCTCATCGAGGCCACCCAGTTCTCCGGCGACGAGAGCACGCTCAAGGCGTACAACGACTTCCTCGCCAAGGACCTGCCGGTGCTCTGGATGCCGAACCCGGTGTTCCAGGTCTCGGCGTACCGGTCCGGTCTGCAGGGGGTCGAGCCGCAGGACCCGATGAACTTCATGTACTTCCAGGACTGGTCCTGGAAGTGA
- a CDS encoding ROK family transcriptional regulator codes for MEPPISATLRDQTLDLLASGTATSRADLIEALQVAPSTVTTVVRRLLEEGVILEEGVGRSTGGRRPRILRLRETKGVLAVAEFGGKHARVGLCAPGGGLRTTEEVAIDIAAGPEEVLDVVAATFARLQAAAAPGQPLLGVGVALPGPVEFPRGRVIGPARMPGWSGVDAKAHLAERFQVPVAVENDAKAAAIGEYVTRDQESGDMIYVKAGTGIGACLVSDGQIYRGGRGLSGDVTHVRVEDSGEQSCSCGSSGCLETVASGAALARQLVERGSSATTVREIMAAVSDADPAVVTMVRHAGRLLGVALSGLVNFLNPDAVVIGGALSSLDVYVAATRGMLYERCLPSMTQSLTIEASVAGPDAALVGLGHLLRTTADVRLS; via the coding sequence TTGGAACCACCGATCTCCGCCACCCTGCGCGACCAGACACTCGACCTGCTGGCCAGCGGCACGGCCACCTCGCGCGCCGACCTCATCGAGGCGTTGCAGGTCGCCCCCTCGACCGTCACCACCGTGGTCCGCCGGCTGCTCGAGGAGGGCGTGATCCTGGAGGAGGGGGTGGGTCGGTCCACCGGCGGACGGCGGCCCCGGATCCTGCGCCTGCGGGAGACCAAGGGCGTCCTCGCCGTCGCCGAATTCGGCGGCAAGCACGCCCGGGTGGGGTTGTGCGCCCCCGGCGGCGGGCTGCGCACCACCGAGGAGGTGGCGATCGACATCGCCGCCGGCCCCGAAGAGGTGCTCGACGTCGTCGCGGCGACCTTCGCGCGGCTCCAGGCAGCGGCGGCGCCCGGCCAGCCGCTGCTCGGGGTGGGCGTCGCCCTGCCGGGCCCGGTCGAGTTCCCCCGTGGGCGGGTGATCGGCCCGGCCCGGATGCCGGGGTGGAGCGGCGTCGACGCGAAGGCGCACCTCGCCGAACGCTTTCAGGTGCCGGTGGCCGTCGAGAACGACGCCAAGGCGGCGGCGATCGGCGAGTACGTCACCCGCGACCAGGAATCCGGCGACATGATCTACGTCAAGGCCGGCACCGGCATCGGCGCCTGCCTGGTCAGCGACGGACAGATCTACCGCGGCGGGCGCGGCCTCAGCGGCGATGTGACCCACGTACGCGTGGAGGACAGCGGCGAGCAGAGCTGTTCCTGTGGCAGCAGCGGCTGCCTGGAAACCGTTGCCAGCGGTGCCGCACTGGCCCGCCAGTTGGTCGAGCGAGGTTCCTCGGCGACCACCGTCCGGGAGATCATGGCGGCGGTCAGCGACGCCGACCCGGCCGTGGTGACCATGGTCCGCCACGCCGGCCGGCTGCTCGGGGTGGCCCTCTCCGGCCTGGTCAACTTCCTCAACCCCGACGCCGTCGTCATCGGCGGGGCGCTGTCCAGCCTGGACGTCTACGTGGCCGCGACCCGGGGGATGCTCTACGAGCGCTGCCTGCCGTCCATGACCCAGTCCCTGACCATCGAAGCCAGCGTCGCGGGCCCGGATGCCGCCCTGGTCGGCCTCGGGCACCTGCTGCGCACGACGGCCGACGTACGACTCTCCTGA
- a CDS encoding ABC transporter ATP-binding protein: MSESTVRHSSVAREPAAGRPLLELRDLDTDIALRRGTVHALDGVSLQVMPGETLGVVGESGSGKTMTALSIMGLLPPGGRVSGGQILFEGRDLRSLPADEVRRIRGVRMGMVFQDPLTSLNPTMRIGFQVGEPLRVHERVGRAEARERTIEILRRVGMPRPDRIVDNYPHELSGGMRQRVAIAMALVCSPRLLIADEPTTALDVTTQRQILELIDDLRDEFGMAVILVTHDLGVIAGRADRVAVMYAGRVVETAPTDQLFRSPQHRYTEALMEALPESATRESGPHARLYSIPGLPPDLSRPLTGCRFAPRCRHVTDECRTTDVTLSAGEHQHACLHPVPAAPTAPVTLPNPVRVEPAPEPVGATAGPGEPAATPVLSVRALVKNYAAHGRGLLRRAAGQVSAVADVSFDVGPGETFGLVGESGCGKSTVGRLAVGLERPTAGQIMLDGTDIAGLAGRERRRMHRQVQLMFQDSYAAMNPRMRVDAILAEPLEIQKVGDSAARRARIATLLDQVGLSRRVLERYPHEFSGGQLQRIGLARSLALQPRLIVGDEPVSALDVSIQAQVLNLMRDLQRELGLAYVFISHDLSVVDYMADRIGVMYFGKLVEVGPARDVVRAARHPYTQALIDAVPSVTPNAAAARDGVTIRGELPSALNPPTGCRFRTRCPLAQEICETEPPLTGVAHQVACHFPLRPESSEAPARAGAAA; the protein is encoded by the coding sequence ATGAGCGAATCGACCGTCCGGCACTCCTCGGTGGCCCGCGAGCCGGCAGCGGGCCGGCCCCTGCTGGAACTGCGCGATCTCGACACCGACATCGCGCTGCGCCGCGGGACGGTGCACGCCCTCGACGGGGTCAGCCTCCAGGTCATGCCGGGGGAGACCCTCGGCGTCGTGGGTGAGTCCGGCAGCGGCAAGACGATGACTGCGCTGTCGATCATGGGTCTGCTGCCGCCGGGCGGCCGGGTGTCCGGGGGACAGATCCTCTTCGAGGGCCGGGACCTGCGATCGCTGCCCGCCGACGAGGTACGCCGGATCCGTGGTGTCCGGATGGGCATGGTCTTCCAGGACCCGCTCACCTCACTCAACCCGACCATGCGGATCGGGTTCCAGGTCGGCGAACCGCTCCGGGTGCACGAGCGGGTCGGCCGGGCGGAGGCCCGGGAGCGGACCATCGAGATCCTGCGTCGGGTCGGGATGCCGCGCCCGGACCGGATCGTCGACAACTACCCGCACGAGTTGTCCGGCGGGATGCGGCAGCGGGTCGCGATCGCGATGGCACTGGTCTGCTCACCGCGCCTGCTCATCGCCGACGAACCGACCACCGCGCTGGACGTCACCACCCAGCGGCAGATCCTCGAACTCATCGACGACCTGCGGGACGAGTTCGGGATGGCCGTCATCCTGGTCACCCACGACCTCGGGGTGATCGCCGGCCGCGCCGACCGGGTCGCCGTCATGTACGCCGGACGGGTGGTGGAGACCGCCCCTACCGACCAGTTGTTCCGCTCGCCCCAGCACCGCTACACCGAGGCGCTGATGGAGGCGCTCCCCGAGTCGGCGACCCGGGAGTCCGGTCCGCACGCCCGGCTCTACAGCATCCCGGGACTGCCGCCGGACCTGTCCCGGCCCCTGACCGGCTGCCGGTTCGCGCCCCGCTGCCGGCACGTCACCGACGAGTGCCGGACCACCGACGTGACCCTGTCGGCCGGCGAGCACCAGCACGCCTGTCTGCACCCGGTGCCCGCGGCGCCCACCGCACCGGTCACCCTGCCGAACCCGGTACGGGTCGAGCCGGCGCCGGAGCCGGTCGGCGCGACGGCCGGACCGGGCGAACCGGCGGCGACCCCGGTCCTGTCGGTACGGGCGCTGGTGAAGAACTACGCGGCGCACGGCCGCGGCCTGTTGCGCCGGGCCGCCGGGCAGGTGAGCGCCGTCGCGGATGTCTCCTTCGACGTCGGCCCGGGAGAGACGTTCGGGCTGGTCGGCGAGTCCGGCTGCGGCAAGTCCACCGTGGGCCGGCTGGCCGTCGGGCTGGAGCGGCCGACCGCCGGACAGATCATGTTGGACGGTACGGACATCGCCGGGCTGGCCGGGCGGGAGCGCCGCCGGATGCACCGGCAGGTCCAGCTGATGTTCCAGGACAGCTACGCCGCGATGAACCCGCGGATGCGCGTCGACGCCATCCTCGCCGAACCGCTCGAGATCCAGAAGGTGGGCGACTCGGCGGCGCGGCGGGCGCGGATCGCGACGCTGCTCGACCAGGTGGGGCTGTCGCGGCGGGTCCTGGAGCGCTACCCCCACGAGTTCTCCGGCGGCCAGCTGCAGCGCATCGGGCTGGCCCGGTCGCTGGCCCTGCAACCCCGGCTGATCGTCGGCGACGAGCCGGTGAGCGCGCTGGACGTGTCGATCCAGGCGCAGGTCCTCAACCTCATGCGGGACCTGCAGCGCGAGCTCGGTCTGGCGTACGTCTTCATCAGCCACGACCTGTCCGTCGTCGACTACATGGCAGACCGGATCGGCGTCATGTACTTCGGCAAGCTCGTCGAGGTCGGGCCCGCGCGGGACGTGGTCCGGGCCGCCCGGCATCCGTACACGCAGGCGCTCATCGACGCTGTTCCGTCCGTCACTCCGAACGCCGCGGCGGCGCGCGACGGCGTCACCATCCGAGGCGAGCTGCCCAGCGCGCTGAACCCGCCCACCGGCTGCCGGTTCCGGACCCGCTGCCCCCTGGCCCAGGAAATCTGCGAGACCGAGCCGCCGCTGACCGGCGTCGCGCACCAGGTGGCCTGCCACTTCCCGCTGCGTCCGGAGTCGAGCGAGGCGCCCGCGCGGGCCGGGGCGGCCGCATGA
- a CDS encoding ABC transporter permease, with translation MTTLSEAVRPGTAPDQPADTAEAPVRGLWRQGLVVFCENRLALVGLGLFVLLAGVCFLGPLFYHTDQVHTDLTAVHLAPGQQGHPLGTDGVGYDQLGRLMLGGQTSIIVGLAAGILATALGTLWGAVAGFAGGWMDSAMMRVVDAMMSIPSLFLFMLLAAIVTPSVPMLILIIGAFAWLGPARLVRGEALTLRSREYVQAMRGMGGTGGRAVRRHIVPNAIGTVIVNATFQVADAILYVAYLSFLGLGVPPPAANWGGMLSDGLADTYSGHWWLLYPPGIAIILIVLAFNFIGDGLRDAFEVRLRRR, from the coding sequence ATGACCACACTCTCCGAGGCGGTCCGCCCAGGTACCGCCCCCGACCAGCCGGCCGACACGGCCGAGGCGCCGGTGCGCGGCCTCTGGCGGCAGGGGCTGGTCGTCTTCTGCGAGAACCGGCTCGCCCTGGTGGGCCTGGGCCTGTTCGTCCTGCTGGCCGGGGTCTGCTTCCTCGGCCCGCTCTTCTACCACACCGACCAGGTGCACACGGACCTCACCGCCGTACACCTGGCCCCGGGTCAGCAGGGGCATCCGCTCGGCACCGACGGGGTCGGCTACGACCAGTTGGGGCGGCTCATGCTCGGCGGCCAGACCTCGATCATCGTCGGGCTCGCGGCCGGGATCCTCGCCACCGCCCTGGGCACGCTCTGGGGCGCCGTCGCCGGCTTCGCCGGCGGCTGGATGGACTCGGCGATGATGCGGGTGGTCGACGCGATGATGTCGATCCCGTCGCTGTTCCTCTTCATGCTGCTCGCCGCCATCGTCACCCCGAGCGTGCCGATGCTCATCCTCATCATCGGCGCCTTCGCCTGGCTGGGGCCGGCCCGGCTGGTCCGGGGTGAGGCACTGACCCTGCGGTCCCGCGAGTACGTCCAGGCCATGCGGGGGATGGGTGGCACGGGCGGCCGGGCGGTGCGCCGGCACATCGTGCCGAACGCCATCGGAACGGTGATCGTCAACGCGACCTTCCAGGTCGCCGACGCGATCCTCTACGTCGCGTACCTGTCCTTCCTCGGCCTCGGCGTCCCCCCGCCGGCGGCGAACTGGGGCGGGATGCTCTCGGACGGCCTGGCGGACACCTACAGCGGCCACTGGTGGCTGCTGTACCCGCCCGGCATCGCCATCATCCTCATCGTCCTCGCGTTCAACTTCATCGGCGACGGGCTGAGGGACGCCTTCGAGGTCCGCCTCCGGCGGCGGTAG
- a CDS encoding serine/threonine-protein kinase produces MKDKPLGYKSRMPEVGDLVGGRYRLTDRIAAGGMGEVWRAVDQTLKRTVAVKLLHPRAMTEASARERFRREARAMAALRHPGVAEVYDYGEAALPGASGLAYIVMAYVQGKPLSERIAEAGRLSTAETLSIVAQTARALQAAHDVNVVHRDVKPSNLIIEPDGRVVLVDFGIALSAGATDLTAANQVVGTALYMAPEQLSKNGVSPAVDIYALGAVAYHCLAGEPPFPGDHPVAVALRRLEEEPPPLPHDVPPAARDLVATAMARDADQRIPTAAAMAVTAEAIAASAAERTGPVLAAPAVRQAVVPPSRRSSEVPGPPGRALGRRAIAGIALALLATAAATVVLADRAGWTPGPSGVPTPSVVRSNPGSVGGEPPHSPATGRGTSANPDLTTPATRASEPAPGGPSPSRNNRPDATAPATSRAPSSKPSAEPTGGPTSETGTSSASPLSQPTT; encoded by the coding sequence TTGAAAGACAAGCCCTTGGGGTACAAGAGCCGGATGCCAGAAGTGGGGGATCTCGTCGGCGGCCGCTATCGGCTGACCGATCGGATCGCCGCCGGCGGCATGGGTGAGGTGTGGCGCGCCGTCGATCAGACGCTGAAGCGCACCGTGGCCGTCAAGCTGCTGCACCCCCGAGCCATGACAGAGGCGAGTGCCCGTGAGCGTTTCCGGCGAGAGGCGCGGGCAATGGCGGCGCTACGCCACCCCGGTGTCGCGGAGGTCTATGACTACGGCGAAGCCGCCCTGCCTGGCGCATCCGGTCTCGCCTACATCGTCATGGCGTATGTGCAGGGTAAGCCGTTGTCGGAGCGGATCGCTGAGGCCGGTCGGCTCAGCACCGCCGAGACACTGTCGATCGTCGCGCAGACCGCCCGCGCCCTGCAGGCTGCTCACGATGTCAACGTGGTCCATCGTGACGTCAAGCCGAGCAACCTCATCATTGAGCCGGATGGGCGCGTTGTCCTCGTCGACTTCGGTATCGCGCTGTCGGCAGGCGCAACAGACTTGACCGCGGCGAACCAGGTTGTCGGCACCGCCCTCTACATGGCGCCGGAGCAACTGTCCAAGAACGGCGTAAGCCCGGCGGTGGACATCTACGCACTCGGCGCCGTGGCGTACCACTGCCTCGCCGGTGAACCCCCGTTTCCCGGTGACCACCCGGTCGCGGTGGCGCTGCGGCGCCTTGAGGAGGAGCCGCCCCCGCTGCCCCATGATGTCCCGCCGGCCGCCCGCGACCTGGTCGCCACCGCCATGGCCAGGGACGCTGATCAGCGAATTCCGACCGCTGCGGCCATGGCCGTCACCGCAGAGGCCATCGCTGCGTCCGCCGCCGAGCGCACGGGTCCGGTGCTCGCGGCGCCGGCCGTCCGGCAAGCTGTCGTACCCCCGTCTCGCCGGTCATCGGAGGTCCCTGGGCCGCCTGGGCGAGCATTGGGCCGACGTGCGATCGCCGGCATTGCCCTCGCGCTTCTGGCCACGGCGGCAGCCACCGTGGTGCTCGCCGATCGCGCAGGATGGACGCCTGGTCCCTCCGGGGTGCCAACGCCCTCCGTTGTCCGGTCAAATCCGGGTTCCGTGGGCGGCGAACCTCCGCACAGTCCGGCAACAGGGCGAGGCACATCCGCTAACCCCGACCTGACCACGCCCGCTACCCGAGCGTCCGAACCTGCGCCCGGGGGCCCCTCACCGTCACGCAACAACCGGCCCGATGCGACTGCCCCGGCGACGTCACGGGCCCCTTCCAGCAAACCGTCGGCGGAACCTACTGGAGGGCCGACCTCGGAGACGGGCACCTCGTCCGCCTCGCCGTTATCGCAGCCAACCACTTGA
- a CDS encoding glycoside hydrolase family 6 protein, with protein sequence MRRGPLSVALAVALVAAVTGCGGDEEYAPLRHPFRGATLLVDDDSPAAHWRDDHDARWLDSIADTPQARWLTGPADLTDLRPYLEAARARGALPVLVLYYVPNRDCAGRDGGGAADAEAYARFIGRTVAVLGSSRAAVVLEPDAVAAECFDDARGVLLADATRRLADAGQHVYLDAGHPRWRTPEEMAGRLRRSGVARAEGFAVNVANRQSTADSHRWGLRLSELVGDREMLIDTSRDGLPAPPDDQWCNPPRQALGQPPTTRPGLARVAALLWIKNPGESDGPCGRGEPVAGVFWPAQARTLIANSPWLPPAARRTAAGATVPVS encoded by the coding sequence ATGCGTCGCGGTCCGCTCTCCGTCGCCCTGGCCGTCGCGCTCGTCGCCGCGGTGACCGGCTGTGGCGGCGACGAGGAGTACGCACCGCTACGGCACCCCTTCCGGGGAGCGACTCTGCTCGTGGACGACGACAGCCCGGCCGCGCACTGGCGGGACGACCACGACGCGCGGTGGCTGGACTCGATCGCCGACACTCCACAGGCCCGCTGGCTGACCGGTCCGGCCGACCTTACCGACCTGCGCCCGTACCTCGAGGCCGCCCGGGCCCGGGGTGCCCTGCCGGTGCTGGTGCTCTATTACGTTCCGAACCGGGACTGCGCCGGGCGGGACGGCGGCGGCGCCGCGGACGCCGAGGCGTACGCCCGGTTCATCGGCCGCACCGTCGCGGTCCTCGGCAGCAGCCGGGCAGCCGTCGTGCTGGAGCCGGACGCGGTGGCCGCCGAGTGCTTCGACGACGCCCGTGGGGTCCTGCTGGCGGACGCCACCCGCCGGCTGGCCGACGCCGGACAGCACGTTTATCTGGACGCGGGACATCCTCGTTGGCGTACCCCGGAGGAGATGGCCGGGCGGCTGCGCCGGTCCGGCGTCGCCCGGGCGGAGGGGTTCGCGGTGAACGTGGCCAACCGGCAGTCGACCGCGGACAGTCACCGGTGGGGGTTGCGCCTGTCGGAGCTGGTCGGCGACCGGGAGATGCTCATCGACACCTCCCGTGACGGCCTACCCGCGCCTCCCGACGACCAATGGTGCAACCCGCCCCGGCAGGCCCTCGGTCAGCCACCGACCACGCGGCCCGGGCTGGCCCGGGTGGCGGCACTGCTCTGGATCAAGAATCCGGGCGAGTCGGACGGGCCGTGCGGCCGGGGCGAGCCGGTGGCGGGGGTCTTCTGGCCGGCGCAGGCCCGCACCCTGATCGCGAACTCGCCGTGGCTGCCGCCCGCCGCCCGTCGGACGGCGGCTGGCGCCACCGTGCCGGTCAGCTGA
- a CDS encoding copper homeostasis protein CutC has product MTTVEICVSDVPTALVAEAAGADRLELCADLGQGGTTPSLGTVEVALRTLRGVGIRVMVRPRGGDFRVSEIEEQVMLADIEAIRSLPNPHGLAVGVVVGAVTADGRLDLEVLGRLIEAAGPLPVTVHKAFDEVGDQLRAIEEIIGLGADAVLTSGAAPTALAGATRIAALRQRAGDRLRVIAGGGIRSHNVRQVLAETGAREVHLRAPVQRDGREATDGNEIRRVVDATRAQRNSSLRTD; this is encoded by the coding sequence ATGACCACGGTGGAGATCTGCGTGAGTGACGTGCCGACCGCGCTGGTGGCCGAGGCCGCCGGAGCCGACCGGCTGGAGCTCTGCGCCGACCTCGGCCAGGGGGGCACCACCCCGAGCCTGGGGACGGTCGAGGTCGCCCTGCGGACGTTGCGCGGCGTGGGGATACGGGTCATGGTCCGTCCCCGGGGCGGCGACTTCCGGGTGAGCGAGATCGAGGAGCAGGTCATGCTCGCCGACATCGAGGCCATCCGCAGCCTGCCCAATCCGCACGGCCTCGCGGTCGGGGTGGTGGTCGGCGCCGTCACCGCCGACGGCCGCCTCGATCTGGAGGTGCTGGGGCGCCTGATCGAGGCGGCGGGGCCGCTGCCGGTGACGGTGCACAAGGCCTTCGACGAGGTCGGCGACCAGCTGAGGGCAATCGAGGAAATCATCGGCCTCGGGGCCGACGCGGTGCTCACCTCAGGCGCGGCGCCCACCGCGCTGGCCGGCGCCACGCGGATCGCTGCCCTGCGGCAGCGGGCCGGCGACCGGTTGCGGGTCATCGCCGGCGGCGGCATCCGATCGCACAACGTCCGGCAGGTGCTCGCGGAGACCGGAGCGCGGGAGGTACACCTGCGGGCACCGGTGCAGCGCGATGGACGCGAGGCCACGGACGGCAACGAGATACGCAGGGTTGTCGACGCCACGCGTGCCCAGAGGAACAGTTCTCTCCGTACCGATTAG